The DNA sequence ATACCCTCTTCATATTTCTTCAACGACTCACCCAGCGTCAGCTTCCCGCCGGAGAGTTCTTCGACTATCTTCTGCAACTTTTTGATATCATCCTCAAAGTTTTGTTTTTCTCTCATCTGTGATTACCTCCTGAACCGAGCTTAAAAATGCCCCTTTCGCCAGAATTGTTTTGATCAGGTCTTTAGGTTTAAGTTCGGATACATCTTTGATAATCCTGCCTTCGGGCATTAAGCTACTGAGGCTATACCCCCGCGATAATACTGCCAAGGGGCTTAATGCCTCTAACCTCTCAACAAAGGAATTAAATTTTTCTTTGGCCATATCCAGGGCATGCCGGATATGCGAGTCCATTCTGCTGGTTACTTCATCCAGTAATTGCTGTTTTTCTAAGAGCCTGTCTAGAGGGCTCTTCAACATACCCTTGAGGGTAGTAAGGGTATCCCTTAAATGGTAAAGGACATCATAAAGGCGCGCATTCAACTCATATCTATAACTATCCAAATCGGCAAGCAGGGCGTTCTTCTTGTCCACTATCACCTTTGCCGCGGCTGAAGGCGTCTCCACAAAGACATCAGCAACCAAATCAGAAAGGGTCACATTTATCTGATGGCCCACTGCTGAAATCGTCGGTATCCGGGAATTATATATGGCCCTGGCGACTATCTCCTCGTTAAATGACCAGAGGTCTTCTGTGCTGCCTCCTCCCCTGCAGATGATGAGCGCATCCACCTGCCTTCCCGCATTTTGCGGGATCCCGCCTTCACCCTTATTCGTCTGGCGGGAGAATTGATTAAAGTCATCCACCGCCTCGGCTATTTCTTTCGCGGCGCGCTCTCCCTGGACCCTTACGGCACGGATCACGACATCTGTGCAGGATGAACCTTTTCTAAGTATCTGTAATATATCGCGCACTGCTGCGCCTGCGCTAGAGGTAACTATGCCGACGCGAAAAGGCATCAGAGGAAGTTCTTTTTTGTGCTTGGGGTCAAATAACCCTTCTTTGAACAACTTATCCTTCAGTTGCTCAAAGGCTAACTGTTGCGCGCCTATGCCTTTAGGCTCAATCTTCTCTACAATTAACTGGTATTGCCCGCGCGGGGCGTAAACCTCAATTCTACCGAAACAGATAACCTTGAGGCCGTCTTCGATTTTAAATTTTACGGCCTTATTCGCATTCTTAAACATCGCCGCCGCAAGCAGCGCGCCTTCGTCCTTAAGCGTAAAATAAAAATGGCCTGAAGGATAAGCCTTAAAATTTGAAACCTCTGCCTCTATCCAAACCTCGCCGAAGGTATTCTCCAGGATTATTTTGATGTCCCGGGTGACTTCAGAGATAGTATAGATGTGCCTGCCTTTTTCAGGAGTTGCTTCTGAAGCGAAAAGGTCAGTTATGGCTTTGGGCATCTTCTTTGCTTGCTTGTGCGCCAGCAGGAATAACGTTTTCTGCCTTTACTCCGGCTGGCGGCTGCGGCTCAGCAGCGCCCTCGGGTTTCCTGGCCAAAATAATCATCTCTACTGAATAAGGGCTAAGGTTAAGGGCCTCCTGATAAGGGCCGGATAAATTGAGCTCTTTTTTTTCTGCCGGAGTGAATGCGCAGTTTTTAGCACAGGATGAATCGACGGCGTATCTTTGGTATAAATAATCCCCTTTGATATTTTTAATACTTACATTCAGCTTGCGCGCTTCGGACTTAAATTTCGCGGCTTTATCATAGAGTTCCTGCGCCTTCTTCAATAAATTTTTTAGCTTAACGGTTGCGCGCAGCTTAGAAATCTCTAACTGCCGCTGCATAATCTTATCCAGCTTGTCTGTGGTTATCAAATTAAGGAGCGCCTTGCGTTCTGCACCGTTAAGGGTGGCGATATTGCGGGATAGATAATTCCTGCTTATTTCCGGATCGATATAATTATAGACGATAATAGCCAGGCCATCTTGCGTCTTGGTGGCAACCGTATTCACAAATTCATCGTTAGTTTTTAAAGAGGGTGCCGTGAACATATTGCTTCCTAGGCCGGAGAGCATCCTGAAAACATTATATGTGGCTTTGGGCGCGCCTTTGTACCCGGAGGCCTCGGAATCAAAACTAAAGACGCCCACATTCCTGACCACACCTTCTTTATTGTCCTGGAAATCCTCCAGGCAGAAATAAAGCTGATAATTAATGCCTGCTTCATACATATTCTTGACGCGGCTCAGGATATAACTGGCAGCGATAAAAGATTTTTCCTGCCTCTCGGGCAATATGTTAGCGCTGGTATCATAATTCCATTCATCTACTAACAAGGGGGTGTCCTTATTAAAATTAAAATAAGAGAGCCATTCCCGCACCAGCTTAGCGGCTGTCTTTTTATAGCGCGTAGTTTCTTTTTCCACCTTGGGGTCAGTAGAATAAGCATGCCAGGTGATAAAATCCAAAGGCAGATGATAACGATAACAAAACTTAATCAGTTCGTAAATAAGGCTTCTTTCGGGTGTGATAATGCTGTTGGCATCAAAGTCCTGGAACCACCAACTTACTGACGGGCCACCTACGGGTATATAAATTTTTGTTTCAGAAGTCAGCTCTTTTGCGCTCTCGGCTACCGCCCGGTATATATTAAGATATTCCTGCTTCCTGCCCAGAAAGAAATCGTCCAGGTCAGGGGCGCTCCAGACCTCATACCAGACATTATACCTTTTATCGCAGCTTAAACTCTTCATCTGCTCTTTAATCAGTTCTTTAAAGACCTTAAAATTCCACGGCGGGCTCTTCTTATCCAGGGCCTTACCCAAACCCGGAGGGGTACTGAATATATCCAGGATAACTATGCCGCCGGCATCGGTTATCCGTTTAATGATATCTTCATAATTGGCCAATAATTTAGCCTGGGCGTCTTTATCTTTGGCGAGCTGTTT is a window from the Candidatus Omnitrophota bacterium genome containing:
- the xseA gene encoding exodeoxyribonuclease VII large subunit: MPKAITDLFASEATPEKGRHIYTISEVTRDIKIILENTFGEVWIEAEVSNFKAYPSGHFYFTLKDEGALLAAAMFKNANKAVKFKIEDGLKVICFGRIEVYAPRGQYQLIVEKIEPKGIGAQQLAFEQLKDKLFKEGLFDPKHKKELPLMPFRVGIVTSSAGAAVRDILQILRKGSSCTDVVIRAVRVQGERAAKEIAEAVDDFNQFSRQTNKGEGGIPQNAGRQVDALIICRGGGSTEDLWSFNEEIVARAIYNSRIPTISAVGHQINVTLSDLVADVFVETPSAAAKVIVDKKNALLADLDSYRYELNARLYDVLYHLRDTLTTLKGMLKSPLDRLLEKQQLLDEVTSRMDSHIRHALDMAKEKFNSFVERLEALSPLAVLSRGYSLSSLMPEGRIIKDVSELKPKDLIKTILAKGAFLSSVQEVITDERKTKL